The following are from one region of the Streptomyces decoyicus genome:
- a CDS encoding SPW repeat protein, with protein sequence MADVSHHRGDLAGHPDASEMQARYERVLGGRDVVLVDGPVFLVGLYCAVSPWVLHFAAAQPALVMHNLILGIAIALLAVGFTVTPDRMYGLSGAMCAIGVWMIISPWIVGSGPDAGVIWNNIIIGALTFLLGAMCVAAASKSRRTT encoded by the coding sequence ATGGCCGACGTCTCACACCACAGGGGCGATCTCGCAGGTCACCCCGATGCATCGGAGATGCAAGCTCGGTACGAGCGGGTACTCGGCGGGCGTGACGTGGTACTCGTCGACGGACCGGTTTTCCTGGTCGGCCTGTACTGCGCCGTGTCGCCGTGGGTCCTCCACTTCGCCGCCGCACAGCCGGCGCTCGTCATGCACAACCTCATCCTCGGTATCGCGATCGCCCTGCTGGCGGTCGGGTTCACCGTGACCCCTGACCGGATGTACGGGCTGAGCGGCGCGATGTGCGCGATCGGCGTATGGATGATCATCTCGCCGTGGATCGTCGGCAGCGGCCCGGACGCCGGCGTCATCTGGAACAACATCATCATCGGCGCCCTGACGTTCCTGCTGGGTGCGATGTGTGTCGCCGCGGCGTCGAAGAGCCGCCGCACCACCTGA
- a CDS encoding histidine phosphatase family protein encodes MTTRVMLVSPAAGDAQREVRFDDDGALSEAGLRRVRAAAGALPAADRIFVSPSARCRRTAEELGLTARSTQELAGCAMGGWRGRTLAEVADAEPVAVSTWLSDPDFVGHGGESLRQLCDRVAGWLTRMALDAGRVLAVVEPDVVRAAAVCALAVPVDVFWRLDVPPLTVTELSGRGGRWNVGLGRAPDRR; translated from the coding sequence ATGACAACTCGGGTGATGTTGGTCTCACCGGCCGCGGGCGACGCCCAGCGCGAGGTGCGCTTCGACGACGACGGCGCGCTGAGCGAGGCCGGACTGCGCCGCGTCCGGGCCGCCGCCGGAGCACTGCCGGCCGCCGACCGGATCTTCGTCTCGCCCTCCGCCCGGTGCCGGCGGACCGCCGAGGAGCTCGGGCTCACAGCCCGCTCGACGCAGGAGCTGGCGGGCTGCGCCATGGGCGGCTGGCGCGGCCGGACCCTGGCCGAGGTCGCCGATGCCGAGCCGGTCGCGGTGTCCACGTGGCTCTCGGACCCGGATTTCGTGGGACACGGCGGGGAGTCGCTGCGGCAGCTCTGCGACCGGGTCGCGGGCTGGCTGACGCGGATGGCCCTGGACGCGGGCCGGGTGCTGGCCGTCGTCGAGCCGGACGTCGTCCGCGCGGCGGCGGTGTGCGCCCTCGCGGTCCCCGTGGACGTGTTCTGGCGGCTGGATGTGCCGCCGCTGACCGTGACCGAGCTGAGCGGCCGCGGCGGACGCTGGAATGTGGGCCTGGGGCGGGCGCCGGACCGCAGGTGA
- a CDS encoding CbtB domain-containing protein translates to MAQTIAPPATGAVTPAPLPLKAIAPWALFVGVLMLVLLYFIGAEQGATSLLSGTEVHEWVHDGRHLLGFPCH, encoded by the coding sequence ATGGCTCAGACCATCGCACCCCCCGCCACCGGCGCCGTCACCCCGGCCCCGCTCCCCCTCAAGGCCATCGCCCCGTGGGCGCTGTTCGTCGGCGTCCTGATGCTCGTCCTGCTGTACTTCATCGGCGCGGAGCAGGGCGCCACCTCGCTGCTCTCCGGCACGGAGGTCCACGAGTGGGTCCACGACGGGCGCCACCTCCTCGGCTTCCCCTGCCACTGA